The Paroceanicella profunda genome includes the window CGGCGCCCTCACCGGCCTCATCACCAACGAGGGCTTTCGCGACATCCTGCACATCGGCCGCCACCAGCGCCCGCAGCACTATTCCATCCGCCAGGAGGTGCCCTGGCAGGACCGCCCGCTGGTCAAGCGCCGCCACCGCAAGGTGGTGGCCGGCCGCCTGGCCCCGCCCGAGGGCCGCGTGCTGGTGCCGCTGGACGAGGCGGGCGTGCGCCGCGCCGCGCGCGAGCTGCGCGCCGAGGGGGTGGAGGCCATCGCCATCTGCTTCCTGTTCTCCTACCTCGACCCCGCGCATGAGCGGCGCGCCCGCGAGATCGTGCTGGAGGAATACCCGGAGGTGTTCGTGACCACCTCCGCCGAGGTCTCGCCGCAGTTCCGCGAGTTCGAGCGCTTCACCACCACGGCGATGAACGCCTTCATCGGCCCGAAGGTGCGCCGCTACGTGAGCCGGCTGGAGGAGCGGCTGGCGGAGAACGGCCTCAAGGCCGACCTGCACATCATGGGCTCGAACGGCGGTGTCGCCACGGCGCGCATGGTCTCCGCGCTGCCGGTGATGACCCTGCTCTCCGGCCCCGCGGCCGGCATCATCGGCGGGGCCTGGGCCGGGGCGCTCTCCGGGCGCGACAGCCTGATTACCTTCGACGTGGGCGGCACCTCGGCGGATATCGGCATCGTGCGTGACGGCGCCTTCGCCGAGGCCTCGGCGCGCGACACCTCCATCGCCGGCTTCCCGCTCATGGTGCCGATGATCGACATCCACACCATCGGCGCCGGCGGCGGCTCCATCGCGCATGTGGACGCGGGCGGCGCCTTCCGCGTCGGCCCGCGCTCCGCCGGCGCGGTGCCCGGCCCCGCCGCCTACCGCCGCGGCGGCACGAAGCCCACGGTGACGGATGCGAACGTGGTGCTCGGCCGGCTCGACGCGGGCAATTTCCTCGGCGGCGCGATGAGCCTCGACGTGGCGGCGGCCGAGCGGGTGATCGACGGGCTCGCCGCCGAGCTCGGCCTCTCCCGGCTGGAGACGGCGGAGGGCATCCTCACCCTGGTGAACGCCAACATGGCCAACCTCGTGCGCTCGCGCACCGTGCAGAAGGGGCTCGACCCGCGCAACTTCGCCCTTGTCGCCTTCGGCGGCGGCGGGCCGCTGCAGGCGGTGGACGTGGCCGCGATGCTCGGCATCCCGGAGGTGATCGTGCCGCCGGCGCCGGGCATCACCTCGGCCATGGGGCTGGTCGCGACGGACATGAAATACGACCTCGTGCGCACCGCCTTCCTCTCCAGCCTCGACGCGGAAGGGGCAGCGGCCCGCGCCACGGCCACGCTCGACGCCATGCAGGCCGAGCTCGCCGCCCGCCTCGCCGCCGACGGCTTTGCCGAGGCCGATACCGGCTTCGAGCGCTCGGGCGATGTGCGCTACGTGGGCCAGGGCTACGAGCTGCGCGTGGCGATCCCCGCGGGGCCCCTCGACACCGCCGCGATGGACGCGCTCTTCGAGGCTTTCACCGGCCTGCACCACGCGGAATACGGCCGCATCAACCCCGGCAACCCGATCGAGATCGTGAACCTGCGGGTGAGTGCTGCGGGCCGCATGCCGGTGCTCGGCCGCCCGGCGGTGGAGCAGGGCGGCAGCCTGAAGGCGGCCCTGCTCGGCCACCGGCCCTGTACCTTCCGCACGGGCGCGGGGCTGGAGACGGTGGACACCCCGGTCTACCTGCGCGGCAGCCTGCCGCTGGGCGAGCGCATCGCCGGCCCCGCGATCATCGTGCAGAAGGACACCACCTCCCTCCTGCGCCCGCAGGACAGCATGGTCGCCGACCAGGGCGGCAACCTCCTCATCCAGGTCGGCGGAAAGGACTGAGCCATGCCCGAGACCCCACGCATCGACCCCGTGAGCGCCAGCGTCATCCAGGGCGCGCTGCAGAGCATCGCCATCGAGATGGGCTACAAGCTCATGCGCATGTCCTATTCCTCGATCATCCGCGAGTCGGAGGATTTCGGCGCCGCGCTGACGGACGCCAGCGGCCGGCAGATCGCCGAATCCATGCAGTCCACCCCGCTGCAGTCCGGCCCCATCGCCGGCTACGTGGAGAACGTGCTGAAGGTGCTCGCCGCGCGTGGCGAGACCATCGCGCCGGGCGACGTGATCATGCACAACGACCCCTATGGCGGCGCCAGCCACGGGCCGGACATCGCCTTCCTCGTGCCGGTGTTCTGGGAGGGGGCGCTGGCCGGCTTCTCCGCCACCACCGCGCATCACCTCGACATCGGCGCCCAGACGCCGGGCAGCGCCGGGATCGTGGACGCGATCGACGTCTATGCCGAGGGCCTGCAATTCAAGGCGATCAAGGTGGTGGAGGGCGGCCGGCGCAACGCCGCCGTCTGGCAGATCCTGCGTGACAACCTGCGCGCGCCCAGGCTGGTGGTGGGCGACATGGAGGCCCAGATCGCCGCCTGCGAGATCGGCGCCGAGCGCTTCCGCGCCCTGCTCGCCGCGCACGGGCCCGCCCGGGTGACCGCGGCCATCGACGCGCTGATGGACCATTCCGAGACGCTGATGCGACAGGCCATCGCCGCGGTGCCGGACGGCGTCTACCGCGCCACCACCATGCTCGACGGGTTCGAGGGCGACCCGGAGCGCTCCAACCTCACCCTCGCCGTCACCCTCACCGTGGCGGGCGACAGCATCGACGTGGACCTCACCGGCACCTCGCCGCAGGTCTCCGACCGGCCGATCAACATGCCCTTCACGGGCACCACGGACATCGCGATCTGGCTCACCCTGCGCTCCATCCTGCTCGATTCGGCGGTGCACGGCGTGATCCCGCAGAACTCCGGCCTGACCCGGCCGGTGACCATCCGCGCGCCGAAGGGCTGCCTCGCCAACCCCCGCTTCCCCGCGCCGGTGATCGCGCGCTTCACCGGCGGCAACCAGCTCGCCGACACGGTGATGAAGGCGCTTGCGCAGGCGGTGCCGGGGCAGGTCTCAGCCGGTATCGGCAACCTCAAGGTCATCGCCTTCTCCGGCCTGCAGGGCGAGAGCCACTGGGTGCACATGGAGATCTTCGAGGGCTCCTACGGCGGCCGCGAGGGCATGGACGGGATGGACGCGGTCGACACGCTCTACGCCAACACCCGCAACAACCCGATCGAGGACATCGAGACCCACCTGCCGCTGCGCGTCACCCGATACGAGCTGCGCGAGGGCGTGGCCGGGGCCGGGCGCTGGCGCGGCGGCTTCGGCTCGGTGCGCGCCTTCGAGTTCCTCGAGAACGGCGGCGGCTCGGTGGAGGGCGAGGGCCATCTCTACGCGCCCTGGGGCTTTCTGGGCGGCGCGGAGGGCGGCACCTCGCGCCTCGCCATCGCGGCGGCGGACGGCACGCTCACCGAGCTGCCCTCCAAGGTCTCCTACCGCGCGGCGAAGGCGGGCGAGAGCTTCATCGCCTTCGGCCCGGCCGGCGGCGGCTACGGCAACCCGTTCGAGCGCGACCCCGCGGCGGTGCTCGACGACGTGCTCGACGGGCTGATCGGCGCCGACACCGCGCGGGAGAGCTACGGCGTGGCGATCAGCGCCGGCACGGTGGACGCCGCGGCCACCGCGGCCCTGCGCGCCCGCTGACACCGCTCCGGCGGGAGAGGGGCGGCCCCCTCCCGCCGGCCGCAGCCATCCCCTTCCACACCCCCCGGGGCGGCCGCCGCGCCCTGTCGGCAGGCGGCGCGGCCCCGCGGCTTCGGCCCTCCCGAGCCCTGCATCAGGCGCATATCTGAATAAACATGCGTGGGACGGCCATCTGGCGCAATTTGATTGCAGCCAACCGGCCATTTCCGGTAATGTCCGCCCGGTAGCGCGCCCCGTCGGGGTGCAAAGGAGGATGTGATGGACTGGCAGGATATTCTGGCGCGGCGGGCGGGGCGGATGAAGGCGTCCGAGATCCGTGAACTTCTCAAGCTGCTGGACCAGCCGGACATCATCTCCTTCGCCGGTGGCATCCCGGACCCGGCGCTGTTCCCGGCGGCGGATTTCAAGACCGCCTTCCACGACATCTTCTCCGGCGCGGAGGCGGCGACCGCCCTGCAATACTCGGTGAGCGAGGGCTACCTGCCGCTGCGCCGCTGGCTGGCGGCGCGCATGGCGGCGCTCGGCGTGCCCTGCGGGCCGGAGAACATCCTCATCAGCTCCGGCTCGCAGCAGGCGCTGGACTATCTGGGCAAGATCTTCCTCACCCCCGCGGACACGGCGCTGGTGACCTGGCCCACCTATCTCGGCGCGCTCGGCGCCTTCAACGCCTACGAGCCGCGCTATGACCGGCTGCTGCCGCGCGGCAACCGCACGGCGGAGGACATCGCGGCGGCGGCGCGCGAGGCCGGGGGCCGGGCGAAATTCGCCTATCTCTCCCCCGATTTCGCCAACCCCACCGGCGAGACGCTGGACCGCGCGGGCCGCGAGGCGGTGCTGGAGCTTGCCGACACGCTCGACCTCGCGGTGATCGAGGACGCCGCCTACCAGGACCTGCGCTACGACGGCGAGGCGATCCCGCCCATGCTGGCGCTGGAGATCGCGCGCAAGGGCAGCATCGAGGCCTGCCGCACGGTCTATTGCGGCTCCTTCTCCAAGACGCTCTCGCCGGGGCTGCGGGTGGGCTGGGTCTGCGCCGAATCCTCGCTGATCTCGCGGCTGGTGCTGCTGAAGCAGGCGGCGGACCTGCATTCGGCCACGCTGAACCAGATGGCGGTGCACAGGGTGGCCGAGGCCGGGTTCGACGCCCAGGTGGCGCGCGCCCGCGCGGCCTACCGCGCGCGGCGCGACCGGATGCTGGCGGCGCTGGAGCGGCACATGCCCGCCGGCGTGAGCTGGACGGAACCGGAGGGCGGCATGTTCGTCTGGGTGACCGTGCCGGAGCCGCTGGACGGCGCGGCGCTGCTGGCCCGGGCCGTCTCCCACCACAAAGTGGCCTTCGTGCCGGGCCGGGCCTTCTTCCCCGATGCGACCGGCGGCAACACCCTGCGGCTGAGCTTCTCGGCCACTGACGGCGAGGCCATCGAGGAGGGCATCCGCCGCGTGGGCGCCGTGCTGCAGGAAGCCCTGCAACCCGCCTGACCCGGCATCGGAACCGGCGCGCCCGGATGAGCCCCGGGGCCGGCATGGGCCCCGGTTCAAACCGGGGAGCGCGTCAGCCCCGCCGCGCGGGGCGCTCACCGCTGCCGGGCATGCCCCGCGGCAGCTGCTTCCTGCCGGACGCATCGGGCAGGCGTGTTTCGCGCGCGAAATGCCTCCGCGCGCCCCGGGGCGCCGGGAGTCAGCCGGGCGCCCCGGGGCAGGACACGAGGATATCGGCGGGCCGGCTGTGGTGCAGCACCAGCCGGGCGTTGGGCAAGTCGTTCTGCTCCACCTTCGTGCGCGCCGCGCTTTCCGAATGGCCCAGCCCGCGCCAGCGCTGCATCAGGCGGGCGCGCAGGGTGTCCTCCGCGCAGTCGAGCGCCACGGTGCAGGTGAAATGCCGCTGCAGCGCCTGCCAGGGCGGGCGGTTCAGCAGCAGGTAGTTGCCCTCCACCACCAGCATGCGCGCCTCCCGCCCGATGATCGTGGCGCAGGCGCGGGTGAGGTCCAGCGTGCGGTCGAAGGCCGGAACGGCGATGTCGGGCGCGTCGCCCGCGGCCAGCCGGGCGAGCAGGGCGGCGAGCCCGTCGGTGTCGAAGGTCTCCGGCGCGCCCTTGCGCGCGCGCAGGCCCAGGCTGTCCAGCACCGCGTTGTCATAGTGGAACCCGTCCATCTGCAGGCTGCGCGCGCAAAGGCCGTGCGTGCCCGTCAGCGCGGCTTCCACACTGGCGGTGAGGGTGGTCTTGCCGCTTCCCGGCGGGCCGGCGATGGCGACGATGCTGCGCCCGGGGCCCGCCCGCGCGGCGAGCGTGGCGGCGAGCGCATCGGGGGCGATGCGGATGGGGGTGGCGGTGTCGGTGTCGATGTCTGTCACGCGCGGTCGGTCCCTGCTTTGCGGGTTTCGGCCGGGGGTTCTAGCATGTCCGGCGGCGGGACGGGAGAGGCGCGCCGCAGGCGCCCCGCGCCCCGGGGAGGGGGGCGCGGGGCGCGCATGCCCGGGGGGGGGCGCTGCGCCCTCAGGCGGCCCGGTGTGCGCCGCGGGCCAGCCAGTCGCGGTAATCCGCGAGCCCTGCGTCGATATCCGCGAAGCGCGGCTGGAAGCCGATGAGCCGCTGCGCCTTGGAGATGTCGAGCGGCGCGCCGCGCGGCACGAAGGAGCCGGGCCCGAGGGTCATGCCGCTGTCATGGCCGATGAGCCGCGTCACCCGCTCCACGATCTCCGGGTGGCGGTAGGCCACGCCGCAGGAGATGTTCACGTTCTCCCCGGCCATGCCCTCGGCCTGCAGCAGCTTCACCACGCCCTGCGCGGTGTCGGCCACATGCGTCCAGTCCAGCGCCTGGTCGCCGCCGTTGGGGGAGGCGACGCCCGAGAGCCCTTCCAGCGGGCCGAACATCGCCTGATAGAGCGCGTGCATGCGCGAGGGGCGCTTGCCGGGGCCGTAGACGAAGTAGAGCCGCGCGTTGCGCACGTCCATGCCGTAGGTCTCGCCGTATTGCAGGGCCAGCACCTCGTTCGCCACCTTGGTGGCGCCGTAGAGGTCGGTGACCTTGATCGGCGTCTCCTCGGTCTGCCCGCCGGGCTGGTCGCCGTAGACCGCGCCGGAGGAGAGGTTGACGAATTTCGGGATGTTGAACACCCGCGCCACTTCCAGCGCGTTCAGCAGGCCCGTGGTGTTGATCGAGATGTTCCGGAACGGGCGCAGCCTGAAGGTGGGGCCGGCGATGACGGCGACACCGAAGACGATCGCCTCCGCCTCGCGCGCATGGGCGCCCACGCGCTCGAACATGGTGTGGGTGTCCAGCACGTCGACCGGCTCCAGCACGAGGTTGTCGCGCACCTCCTCCAGGTAGTCGAGGCCGAGCTGGTCGAAGCGACCGGCGTCCATGTCGAAGATGACGACCTTCTTGCCCTGCCGGGCCAGGTCATGCGCGACCCAGGAGCCGACATGGCCGAGGCCGCCGAAGATGAGTACCGACATCAGTTTCCTCCGTTCGGGGTGTTTCGCTCGTGCAGGGCCATCAGCGCAGCAGCAGGTCGGGGACGATCCGCACCACCCAGGGCACGAAGGTGATCACGAGCAGCATCAGGAAAAGCGGGATGTAGAAGGGCATGATCTCGCGGATCAGCGTGCCGAAGGGGATGTTGGCCACCTTCTGCACGGTGAAGAGCACCGTGCCCACCGGGGGCGTCACCAGCCCGATCATCAGGTTGAAGATCATCATCACGCCGAAATGTACCGGGTCGATGCCGTAGCTCTGCACCAGCGGCACCAGGATGGGGGTGAGCAGGAAAAGCGCGGGCACCGAGTCGATGAAGCAGCCGACGATGAGGATGAAGACGTTGAGCAGGATGAGCAGCACCCAGGGGTCCGTCACCGTCTCCGACAGGAAGGAGGTGATGTCGCCCGTCACCTGATAGCGCGCCAGCACCCAGGCGTAGAGCGCCGAGCCCGCGATGATGATGAGCAGCGCCGCGGTGTCGACGGCCGTTTCCTTCAGGATCTGCCAGAACTCGCGGAAGGTGACCGTGCGGTACACCACGAAGGCGATGATCATGCAGTAGACCAGCGCGACAGCGGAGGCCTCGGTGGGCGTGAAGAGCCCGGAGAGGATGCCGGCCACGATGATCACCGGGGTGAGCATCGGCAGGATGCCGCGGCCGAAGGCGCGCGCGATCTCGGCCGCGGAGGCGCGCGCCGCGACCGGGTAGCCCCGGCGCACGGAGATGATCGCCACCAGTGCCATCAGCCCGAGGCCCATCAGCACGCCGGGCACGATGGAGCCC containing:
- a CDS encoding hydantoinase/oxoprolinase family protein yields the protein MRLIGVDVGGTFTDLVCVETRTGALTIHKVPTTPHDPSEAVLNGILELCELAGVARESVDRVLHGTTTATNAILEHDGALTGLITNEGFRDILHIGRHQRPQHYSIRQEVPWQDRPLVKRRHRKVVAGRLAPPEGRVLVPLDEAGVRRAARELRAEGVEAIAICFLFSYLDPAHERRAREIVLEEYPEVFVTTSAEVSPQFREFERFTTTAMNAFIGPKVRRYVSRLEERLAENGLKADLHIMGSNGGVATARMVSALPVMTLLSGPAAGIIGGAWAGALSGRDSLITFDVGGTSADIGIVRDGAFAEASARDTSIAGFPLMVPMIDIHTIGAGGGSIAHVDAGGAFRVGPRSAGAVPGPAAYRRGGTKPTVTDANVVLGRLDAGNFLGGAMSLDVAAAERVIDGLAAELGLSRLETAEGILTLVNANMANLVRSRTVQKGLDPRNFALVAFGGGGPLQAVDVAAMLGIPEVIVPPAPGITSAMGLVATDMKYDLVRTAFLSSLDAEGAAARATATLDAMQAELAARLAADGFAEADTGFERSGDVRYVGQGYELRVAIPAGPLDTAAMDALFEAFTGLHHAEYGRINPGNPIEIVNLRVSAAGRMPVLGRPAVEQGGSLKAALLGHRPCTFRTGAGLETVDTPVYLRGSLPLGERIAGPAIIVQKDTTSLLRPQDSMVADQGGNLLIQVGGKD
- a CDS encoding hydantoinase B/oxoprolinase family protein — protein: MPETPRIDPVSASVIQGALQSIAIEMGYKLMRMSYSSIIRESEDFGAALTDASGRQIAESMQSTPLQSGPIAGYVENVLKVLAARGETIAPGDVIMHNDPYGGASHGPDIAFLVPVFWEGALAGFSATTAHHLDIGAQTPGSAGIVDAIDVYAEGLQFKAIKVVEGGRRNAAVWQILRDNLRAPRLVVGDMEAQIAACEIGAERFRALLAAHGPARVTAAIDALMDHSETLMRQAIAAVPDGVYRATTMLDGFEGDPERSNLTLAVTLTVAGDSIDVDLTGTSPQVSDRPINMPFTGTTDIAIWLTLRSILLDSAVHGVIPQNSGLTRPVTIRAPKGCLANPRFPAPVIARFTGGNQLADTVMKALAQAVPGQVSAGIGNLKVIAFSGLQGESHWVHMEIFEGSYGGREGMDGMDAVDTLYANTRNNPIEDIETHLPLRVTRYELREGVAGAGRWRGGFGSVRAFEFLENGGGSVEGEGHLYAPWGFLGGAEGGTSRLAIAAADGTLTELPSKVSYRAAKAGESFIAFGPAGGGYGNPFERDPAAVLDDVLDGLIGADTARESYGVAISAGTVDAAATAALRAR
- a CDS encoding PLP-dependent aminotransferase family protein; translated protein: MMDWQDILARRAGRMKASEIRELLKLLDQPDIISFAGGIPDPALFPAADFKTAFHDIFSGAEAATALQYSVSEGYLPLRRWLAARMAALGVPCGPENILISSGSQQALDYLGKIFLTPADTALVTWPTYLGALGAFNAYEPRYDRLLPRGNRTAEDIAAAAREAGGRAKFAYLSPDFANPTGETLDRAGREAVLELADTLDLAVIEDAAYQDLRYDGEAIPPMLALEIARKGSIEACRTVYCGSFSKTLSPGLRVGWVCAESSLISRLVLLKQAADLHSATLNQMAVHRVAEAGFDAQVARARAAYRARRDRMLAALERHMPAGVSWTEPEGGMFVWVTVPEPLDGAALLARAVSHHKVAFVPGRAFFPDATGGNTLRLSFSATDGEAIEEGIRRVGAVLQEALQPA
- a CDS encoding nucleoside/nucleotide kinase family protein; protein product: MTDIDTDTATPIRIAPDALAATLAARAGPGRSIVAIAGPPGSGKTTLTASVEAALTGTHGLCARSLQMDGFHYDNAVLDSLGLRARKGAPETFDTDGLAALLARLAAGDAPDIAVPAFDRTLDLTRACATIIGREARMLVVEGNYLLLNRPPWQALQRHFTCTVALDCAEDTLRARLMQRWRGLGHSESAARTKVEQNDLPNARLVLHHSRPADILVSCPGAPG
- a CDS encoding NAD-dependent epimerase/dehydratase family protein; translated protein: MSVLIFGGLGHVGSWVAHDLARQGKKVVIFDMDAGRFDQLGLDYLEEVRDNLVLEPVDVLDTHTMFERVGAHAREAEAIVFGVAVIAGPTFRLRPFRNISINTTGLLNALEVARVFNIPKFVNLSSGAVYGDQPGGQTEETPIKVTDLYGATKVANEVLALQYGETYGMDVRNARLYFVYGPGKRPSRMHALYQAMFGPLEGLSGVASPNGGDQALDWTHVADTAQGVVKLLQAEGMAGENVNISCGVAYRHPEIVERVTRLIGHDSGMTLGPGSFVPRGAPLDISKAQRLIGFQPRFADIDAGLADYRDWLARGAHRAA
- a CDS encoding TRAP transporter large permease is translated as MILFATLFGSLLILLFIGVPVGFAMIGASSAVLLYTRGLDGLPLDMIAQRTLYGVNSFTLLAIPAFLLIGRLMNASGISDRVFDVARSLVGHMRGGLGHVNVVSSMLFAGMSGSAVADAGGLGPVQMKAMEKDGYDRGFSAAVTAASATIGPIIPPSIPAVIYGALANVSIAEVFLGSIVPGVLMGLGLMALVAIISVRRGYPVAARASAAEIARAFGRGILPMLTPVIIVAGILSGLFTPTEASAVALVYCMIIAFVVYRTVTFREFWQILKETAVDTAALLIIIAGSALYAWVLARYQVTGDITSFLSETVTDPWVLLILLNVFILIVGCFIDSVPALFLLTPILVPLVQSYGIDPVHFGVMMIFNLMIGLVTPPVGTVLFTVQKVANIPFGTLIREIMPFYIPLFLMLLVITFVPWVVRIVPDLLLR